Proteins from a genomic interval of Quercus lobata isolate SW786 chromosome 11, ValleyOak3.0 Primary Assembly, whole genome shotgun sequence:
- the LOC115966786 gene encoding uncharacterized protein LOC115966786 yields the protein MFNTEKQGLCPPSADPRISFSNDFADIQQPSKHDNIYREAPVSSDFEFSVKNYTMAPADEVFFQGMLLPVKNSCTNNQQRKMTLRDELSVDDDFENVFPRISKNGSRWRERLGLKKGISASKKCDKSGGMLESVVEEKSNMFVHEDSFVGKKTQELFFEALKEG from the exons ATGTTCAACACTGAGAAGCAAGGTCTCTGCCCTCCCTCTGCGGACCCAAGAATCTCCTTCTCAAATGATTTTGCAGACATTCAACAACCTTCCAAGCATGATAACATCTACAGAGAAGCTCCGGTTTCCTCAGACTTCGAATTCTCTGTCAAAAACTACACCATGGCACCCGCAGATGAGGTATTCTTTCAGGGAATGCTATTGCCAGTGAAGAATAGTTGCACCAATAACCAGCAGCGAAAGATGACTTTAAGAGATGAACTCTCAGttgatgatgattttgagaaTGTGTTTCCAAGGATATCAAAGAATGGAAGCCGTTGGAGAGAGCGGCTCGGCCTCAAAAAGGGTATCTCTGCATCTAAAAAATGTGACAAGAGTGGTggtatgctggaaagtgtaGTTGAAGAGAAGAGCAATATGTTTGTTCATGAGGACAGCTTTGTTGGCAAGAAAACCCAG GAACTATTTTTTGAGGCCTTGAAGGAGGGTTAA